From the genome of Solanum stenotomum isolate F172 chromosome 5, ASM1918654v1, whole genome shotgun sequence:
AGCGTCTCCTTCACCTCTCGTAACTTAAGTTGTACACCACGTGCAAATTAGGCGATATATTTAAATGAATAAGGATAAAGAAATGTGCACATTATTCCGAGTTTCAATAGTTGTTGTTAGTTTCATTGATTGACTCTACACTAATTTGTCGATCATAACTTTTTCTATTGCAACATTCAGATATATCAAATGCGTTCTATTctgtataaaataatttcaatcaaCTTCCTCTATACCTGGATTTACCATTACGATAATGAGGGAGTTGATTGACAGACCGCGAAGCATCTACCGCggccttcttcttcaaattcctGCCGGAATTAGCTACCACCATTCTCGGCGGTAGAACATGATCTGCATCTTCCGATATGGAGTAAAGAGACGGTTTCCATTCAGGGAATGAACCAGCTGATCTCGCCGATCCTCTTATCCTCCGTCGCCTCCGTTTATACATAATAATGTTGTTAATATCGGACGATGCTACAGAAGCTGTAGGTACAaggatctcctcttcttcttcagtgCGATGTGCACGTTTTGATGAACAGCCACAACACGATACAAGTTCAACGAAAAACTTCATATTTACCAGGTATGTATGTGTATATAAACTTAGAAATAATGCTTGCACGCAaggtgtttgataaaatgtcgaAGATAAATTGTGTTAAagttgtttgataaaatgtgtGTGACGGATTGCACAGAagatgtttgataaaatgtgcATGATAGAATGCCTGAAaggtgtttgataaaatgcgtCTGAGATTGCCAAAGAGAATGCCTATGATAGATTGAATGGTaggtgtttgataaaatgcctaTGATAGATTGCCCGAGAAAGTGTTTGATAAAACACGTATAATAGAATATCCTGGAAaggtgtttgataaaatgtcttATGATAGATTGTCGGAgaagtgtttgataaaatgcgtATGATAGATTGTTGGAAAAGTGTTTGATAAAACGCGTATAATAGATTACCTCGGAAaggtgtttgataaaatgtcttATGATAGATTGCAGGAAAGATATATACTTGATAAAATTGTGTATGATAGATTGCCGGAaaagtgtttgataaaatgtgtgtatttttctttcttactttctATAGATCTCTTTGTTTACGTATCTTTTCCCCCCGCCGACTCTCTTTGTACAACGCActctcttctctttctctctatGTTTGGATTTGGGAAATGTGTGTGTTAGTTTGGCTCAAATGGTTTTGCGAGAAGTGTGGAGACATTATAAACAAAGATGGTTGGTGAGTTTCCTACTATTAGAgccaaatataaaattattggcTTAATACATAGTTTACCGTGTTGCTTGGACTCATCAGAAATGTCAATGTGTGTTGGATCCTTGATGAGCAATGcattttggaggatccaacatgGGTGTGGGGCTAACATTTTTTAAGAGTTCGAGCAACATTACCCTTGATACACATCACTTAAGTATGCACTCGTGTCTCTTTTGTGTGTCATGTAGTAATAAAATGGAGTGTTTTAGACATAGTTTTGACACACGTTAGCGTGTAAGAGAGATTTCGCTACAAATTTGCGGATAAATTATGCATTATTTACGAATTACTTGCATTATTAtcgtaataatttttttagaggtGGTATATGTTTTATGGTCTATTGCGAATATTTTTAGTTGTATGATTATATCATTCTTTTAGATagagatacataaataaaatatatgatatttttaaccGACTAAATAGTAAAACATGGTGATTTCTGGTGCTTGTTCTAATGAGAGATAACAAACATCCGATTAAATAGCTGAGATGTATCCAAGCTGACCTGAAGGTAGCTATTGAaacaaaggaaaataaaaactaaatgtAATGATAACATCAAATTTAATTACTCCTATAAACTTTGCCGGCCGACAGAAAGTCAAGAgagctaattaattaaattaataaaagtgcaagataataatttatattgagTCAGTGGATATCCATTATTATCACCAATAAATCCGAAAGAATCATGGCTAATTATTTCATCTACAAAATATTGTTTATGCTTAAATGTTCATATAAGGAAACCTGCGTTGCTTGCACATTAGACAATAAGTAAATTCACTTTTTTAAATAAGTCCAAGTAATTACAACGCTGAAtgaataagtaaatatataaataagaaaCATAGATGGAAGAGTTTATTTGAGATTTGATTGATTCTGAATAAAAGAATTCATAATACAAGGAGGTAATCCGTTCCCTATCTCAGGTCTGAGATAATTGTttgttcaaaaactatacgataAAGGTTCAACAAACCCTCCCCCCCATCTGATACCTA
Proteins encoded in this window:
- the LOC125865779 gene encoding uncharacterized protein LOC125865779; amino-acid sequence: MKFFVELVSCCGCSSKRAHRTEEEEEILVPTASVASSDINNIIMYKRRRRRIRGSARSAGSFPEWKPSLYSISEDADHVLPPRMVVANSGRNLKKKAAVDASRSVNQLPHYRNGKSRFSRIACLAAMIPAPFLI